One window of the Chryseobacterium camelliae genome contains the following:
- a CDS encoding pseudouridine synthase has product MSRDNNNSEKPKRPRISARKSSESSRGSQSGNSSGQKSFKKPFPKAGERNSEHKGSSSKFPKTSFKKPQESSERNDNSGESKSESRSYITHKSEERKQFGNSRSGGRGGKSFDSRDKYERGNLKFGKKPFGKTDRDDDRAKSYIQKRKLDKISKDLHKDTIRLNKYIANSGICSRREADDLIIKGLVEVNGQVVTEMGYQVQKTDRVVFDGQNITPEKPVYVLLNKPKGYISTTKDDKARKTVMDLVANASPYRVFPVGRLDRSTTGVILLTNDGHMTKKLTHPSFDIKKIYHVTLDRKLSGEDMKAIGEGIRLEEGIATVDQISYIEGKPKNEIGIEIHIGWNRVIRRIFQRLGYEVEALDRVMFAGLTKKNIKRGHWRILTELEVNNLKML; this is encoded by the coding sequence ATGAGCAGAGACAATAATAATTCAGAAAAACCGAAAAGACCAAGAATTTCAGCCAGGAAAAGTTCTGAAAGTTCTCGTGGTTCTCAGTCTGGAAATTCTTCAGGACAGAAATCATTTAAAAAACCTTTCCCGAAAGCAGGAGAAAGAAACAGTGAGCATAAAGGCAGCAGCAGCAAGTTCCCGAAGACTTCTTTCAAAAAGCCTCAGGAAAGTTCTGAAAGGAACGACAACTCTGGTGAATCCAAATCTGAGAGCAGATCTTATATCACGCATAAAAGTGAGGAGCGTAAGCAGTTCGGTAATTCCAGATCCGGCGGAAGAGGCGGTAAAAGCTTCGACAGCAGGGACAAATACGAACGCGGCAACCTTAAATTCGGCAAAAAACCTTTCGGTAAAACGGACAGGGATGATGACCGTGCAAAATCTTACATCCAGAAGAGAAAGCTTGATAAAATAAGCAAGGACCTTCATAAAGATACCATCCGTCTGAATAAGTACATCGCTAATTCCGGAATCTGCAGCAGGAGGGAAGCGGATGACCTGATCATCAAGGGCCTTGTAGAAGTAAACGGCCAGGTAGTGACGGAAATGGGATACCAGGTACAGAAAACAGACCGTGTGGTTTTTGACGGACAGAACATTACGCCGGAAAAACCGGTATACGTGCTTTTAAATAAGCCAAAAGGGTATATTTCTACCACCAAAGACGACAAAGCAAGAAAAACGGTAATGGATCTGGTTGCCAACGCATCACCTTACCGCGTATTTCCTGTCGGAAGACTGGACCGCTCCACTACAGGGGTTATCCTGCTGACGAATGACGGGCACATGACCAAGAAACTGACGCACCCTTCTTTCGATATTAAGAAGATCTACCATGTAACGCTGGACAGGAAGCTTTCCGGTGAAGATATGAAGGCTATTGGCGAAGGGATCCGTCTTGAAGAAGGGATAGCCACCGTAGACCAGATTTCCTATATTGAAGGAAAGCCTAAAAATGAAATCGGAATCGAAATCCATATCGGATGGAACCGTGTCATCAGGAGAATATTCCAAAGGCTGGGCTATGAAGTGGAAGCTCTGGACCGGGTGATGTTTGCAGGCCTTACCAAGAAAAATATCAAAAGAGGCCACTGGAGGATTTTGACTGAGCTTGAGGTGAATAACCTTAAAATGCTTTAA
- the aroB gene encoding 3-dehydroquinate synthase — MITFLDDQFSQLNDFLLEKPFSKIFILTDENVHEYCLPVLLGNLNTDIAFEILEVEPGEEMKNVQTANQLWEILTEMQADRQALVINLGGGVITDMGGFVASTYKRGIRFINIPTTLLSMCDASIGGKTGIDLMHYKNMVGTFSFPEQIFVYPKFLETLPFKELRSGFAEMLKHGLIADKIHWNELTQLSKPDSESLIPYIQTSMDIKQDFVNKDFQEKNIRKTLNFGHTIGHAIESLCLEQGNPVLHGEAVAAGMICEAYLSYQEGLISEEESDIIIDALKKYYTYLDISDFDDEAILSLLLNDKKNTDRRINFSLLTSIGSCNFDYQCDEKMIRMALKFYREMNNI, encoded by the coding sequence ATGATAACATTCCTAGATGACCAGTTCTCCCAGCTGAATGATTTTCTCCTCGAAAAGCCTTTCAGTAAAATTTTTATTCTCACAGATGAAAATGTCCATGAATATTGCCTTCCGGTACTGCTGGGAAACCTGAATACCGATATTGCCTTTGAAATTCTGGAAGTAGAACCGGGTGAAGAAATGAAAAATGTGCAGACGGCCAACCAGCTCTGGGAAATCCTTACGGAAATGCAGGCAGACCGGCAGGCGCTTGTCATCAATCTTGGCGGAGGCGTTATCACGGATATGGGCGGATTTGTCGCCTCAACCTACAAGCGTGGCATACGGTTCATCAATATCCCCACTACCCTGCTGTCCATGTGTGATGCATCCATAGGGGGCAAAACAGGCATTGACCTAATGCATTACAAAAATATGGTAGGGACTTTTTCCTTTCCCGAACAGATTTTCGTCTATCCTAAATTCCTGGAAACCCTTCCTTTCAAAGAACTGAGAAGCGGTTTTGCAGAAATGCTTAAGCACGGACTGATTGCCGATAAAATCCACTGGAATGAACTTACCCAGCTGAGCAAACCGGACAGTGAGTCGCTGATCCCGTATATCCAGACTTCCATGGACATCAAACAGGATTTCGTGAATAAAGACTTTCAGGAAAAAAACATCAGGAAAACGCTGAACTTCGGGCATACTATAGGCCACGCCATCGAAAGTCTATGCCTGGAGCAGGGAAATCCGGTACTGCACGGCGAGGCGGTAGCCGCCGGCATGATCTGTGAAGCGTATCTTTCTTATCAGGAAGGACTGATCTCAGAGGAAGAATCCGATATCATCATTGATGCATTAAAAAAATATTACACTTACCTGGACATCAGTGATTTTGATGATGAGGCTATTCTATCACTTCTGTTAAATGACAAGAAAAATACAGACCGCAGGATCAATTTTTCATTGCTTACCAGTATAGGTTCATGCAATTTTGACTATCAATGCGATGAAAAGATGATCAGAATGGCATTGAAATTCTATCGTGAAATGAATAATATCTGA
- a CDS encoding porin family protein: MKKVILGLAITAGSLAFAQTTSNSSMSGSPVAFGIKAGMNVSSITNDGGLEDQGSKIGFNAGVFANIPVAESFSIQPEVLYSQYGDKYDRVIAGNRYSYARNLDYITVPVMFQYNFIPNLYVEAGPEFGFLVNAKNKLKNETNNNTITESGNYKDQLSGFNFGLGLGAGYYFTPNIGITARYVAGLTDIAKDRPSNSDAIRNNVFQVGLAFKF, from the coding sequence ATGAAAAAAGTAATTTTAGGATTAGCTATCACAGCAGGATCTTTAGCATTTGCTCAGACAACTTCTAACTCGTCGATGTCAGGATCTCCTGTAGCATTCGGTATTAAGGCTGGTATGAACGTATCTTCAATCACTAATGATGGAGGTCTTGAAGATCAGGGGTCTAAAATCGGATTCAATGCAGGTGTATTCGCCAACATTCCAGTAGCTGAATCATTCAGCATCCAGCCGGAAGTTTTATATTCTCAATATGGGGATAAATATGACAGAGTTATCGCAGGAAACAGATATTCTTATGCAAGAAATCTCGATTATATTACAGTACCTGTAATGTTCCAGTATAACTTCATTCCTAACCTTTATGTAGAAGCTGGTCCTGAATTCGGGTTCTTAGTGAATGCAAAAAATAAGCTTAAAAATGAGACCAATAACAATACCATTACTGAATCTGGTAACTATAAAGACCAGCTTAGTGGATTTAACTTTGGTCTTGGATTAGGTGCTGGGTATTATTTCACGCCTAATATAGGAATTACCGCAAGATATGTAGCAGGTCTTACAGATATTGCTAAAGACAGACCAAGCAATTCAGATGCGATCAGAAATAATGTGTTCCAAGTAGGATTAGCATTTAAATTCTAA